From a region of the Pararhodobacter sp. genome:
- a CDS encoding virB8 family protein: GLSIVSVVAIAGLTPLKTVEPFVVRVDNSTGIVDVVSGLQRGPAKYDEAVAKWFAARYVRAREGFVASEAEENFRTVALMSAPAEQTRFSAWFAGRNPESPQNVYGNKATVRIRIKTISLLGNDVMQVRYLRIVTRGEEVTQTHWIATLTYSFVSAPMSEQDRLINPLGFIVSEYRADPETVQ; this comes from the coding sequence GGCCTCTCCATCGTTTCGGTGGTCGCCATCGCCGGACTGACGCCCCTGAAGACGGTTGAACCGTTTGTGGTGCGCGTCGATAATTCCACCGGCATCGTTGATGTGGTGTCCGGCCTTCAGCGCGGCCCCGCCAAGTATGATGAGGCGGTCGCGAAGTGGTTTGCAGCTCGCTATGTGCGGGCGCGCGAGGGCTTCGTCGCCAGCGAGGCGGAAGAGAATTTCCGCACGGTGGCCCTGATGTCGGCACCAGCCGAACAGACGCGGTTTTCGGCGTGGTTCGCCGGTCGCAACCCTGAGAGCCCCCAGAACGTCTATGGCAACAAGGCCACGGTGCGGATCAGGATCAAGACGATCTCCCTGCTCGGCAACGATGTGATGCAGGTCCGCTATCTGCGGATCGTGACGCGGGGCGAGGAAGTGACCCAGACGCACTGGATTGCCACCCTCACCTACAGCTTTGTCAGCGCGCCGATGTCCGAACAGGACCGGCTTATCAATCCGCTCGGCTTCATTGTTTCCGAGTACCGCGCAGATCCGGAGACGGTGCAATGA
- the virB9 gene encoding P-type conjugative transfer protein VirB9, protein MIRLSAFPVLVALSAVPFGTALALETPTAAPRDSRIRFVNYEPYNVVRVIGTLRSSVQIQLAPDEEIVHVASGNNVAWEVAPAGNILFLKPREKQPLTNLQVVSARRDGSKRSYQFELSVRDGAVGPGSDTYFLVKFRYPGDEAEVRRLAAAERAEAEKANQADKVMEFHAAYGPRNWRYSAQGSQVIEPVSVYDNGKVTTFAFAGNTQVPAIYTVSADGTESLVPSNTDGDLVTVHAIAAKFILRRGGDVTCIWNEAYDPTGINPGTGTTSPSVSRVMKPQASASPKKN, encoded by the coding sequence ATGATCCGCCTGTCCGCCTTTCCCGTTCTCGTGGCGCTGTCGGCCGTGCCTTTTGGTACGGCGCTGGCGCTGGAGACGCCAACCGCTGCCCCGCGTGACAGCCGCATCCGGTTCGTCAATTACGAGCCCTATAATGTGGTGCGCGTCATCGGCACGCTGCGCTCGTCGGTTCAGATCCAGCTCGCGCCCGACGAAGAGATTGTGCACGTCGCCTCGGGTAACAATGTCGCCTGGGAGGTCGCGCCGGCCGGGAACATCCTGTTCCTGAAGCCGCGCGAGAAGCAGCCCCTGACGAACCTTCAGGTCGTCTCCGCACGCCGGGACGGCTCCAAGCGCTCCTACCAGTTCGAATTGTCGGTGCGCGACGGGGCTGTCGGCCCCGGCTCCGATACCTACTTCCTGGTCAAGTTCCGCTACCCGGGTGATGAGGCCGAGGTTCGTCGTCTTGCCGCTGCTGAGCGTGCTGAAGCCGAGAAGGCCAACCAGGCCGACAAGGTGATGGAGTTTCACGCAGCCTATGGGCCGCGCAACTGGCGCTATAGCGCCCAGGGCTCACAGGTCATTGAGCCGGTGTCTGTCTATGACAATGGCAAGGTCACGACCTTTGCCTTCGCGGGCAACACGCAGGTTCCCGCGATCTACACGGTGAGCGCGGATGGCACGGAAAGCCTCGTGCCCAGCAACACGGACGGCGACCTTGTGACGGTCCATGCCATTGCAGCCAAGTTCATCCTTCGGCGCGGCGGGGATGTGACCTGCATCTGGAATGAGGCTTACGACCCGACCGGCATCAATCCCGGCACCGGCACCACCTCTCCCTCCGTCTCCCGGGTGATGAAGCCGCAGGCATCAGCCTCCCCCAAGAAAAACTGA
- the virB10 gene encoding type IV secretion system protein VirB10: MGGALMVGAAGLVLGLSMMGGEKKEDVPKRDLVIRTNATFEPAPAQPRQQAAPEPAKVLAVKAADPAQMEEPDPLLQAATRAPVIAFNGKARNASAGGASDSAVMAEPERKSDEDARFGQLMKPTILNGSKAGTLGNRNFIVAMGASIPCVLETALSSDQPGFASCVIPRDVLSDNGRVVLMPKGTQVVGEYRGGLKRGQSRLFVLWNRAKTPEGVIITLASPATDALGRAGFDGYVDTHFWERFGGALLMSVVNDAMSWIGDEISSRSEVSSTQTTQAGEDAAAIAVENSINIPPTLIKHQGEMVSIFVARDLDFSGVYSLKITEPLTKVYDRGVLGDFGNTNPRLTK; the protein is encoded by the coding sequence GTGGGTGGCGCGCTCATGGTTGGCGCTGCCGGCCTCGTCCTTGGCCTGTCGATGATGGGTGGCGAGAAGAAGGAAGACGTGCCCAAGCGCGATCTGGTGATCCGCACGAACGCGACATTTGAACCAGCGCCGGCCCAGCCGCGTCAACAGGCTGCGCCTGAACCTGCGAAGGTTCTGGCGGTGAAGGCCGCTGACCCCGCCCAGATGGAAGAGCCGGACCCGTTGCTGCAAGCCGCGACCCGCGCGCCTGTCATTGCTTTCAATGGCAAGGCGCGCAATGCGAGCGCTGGCGGCGCATCAGATTCCGCGGTGATGGCGGAGCCTGAGCGCAAGTCTGATGAGGATGCACGGTTCGGCCAGCTCATGAAGCCGACCATTCTCAATGGCTCGAAGGCCGGGACACTCGGCAACCGGAATTTCATCGTGGCGATGGGGGCAAGCATCCCCTGCGTGCTGGAAACAGCCCTGTCGTCCGATCAGCCGGGGTTCGCGAGCTGCGTGATCCCGCGTGATGTGCTGTCCGATAATGGCCGCGTCGTGCTCATGCCCAAGGGCACGCAGGTCGTGGGCGAGTATCGCGGCGGCCTCAAGCGCGGCCAGAGCCGTCTCTTCGTGCTCTGGAATCGCGCCAAGACGCCAGAGGGTGTGATTATCACCCTGGCGTCTCCTGCAACCGACGCGCTGGGCCGCGCCGGTTTCGATGGTTATGTCGATACCCACTTCTGGGAGCGGTTTGGCGGCGCATTGCTGATGTCGGTCGTCAATGACGCCATGAGCTGGATTGGAGATGAGATTTCCAGCCGGAGTGAGGTGTCGTCCACCCAGACAACACAGGCCGGAGAGGATGCGGCCGCGATCGCGGTTGAGAACTCGATCAACATTCCTCCGACCCTCATCAAGCACCAGGGCGAGATGGTTTCGATCTTCGTCGCCCGCGATCTGGATTTTTCAGGGGTCTATTCCCTGAAGATCACTGAACCGCTCACCAAGGTCTACGACCGGGGTGTGCTGGGCGATTTTGGGAACACCAATCCCCGCCTCACGAAATAA